One Clostridiales bacterium genomic window, CAGCGGCCGGCCGACCGATCTTAGCTACTCCGCCTGTCCCATCTGTGAGGACGCCCCTCAACACGTCGGTGGTCAGATACGCGACCGCTGGGTCGATGACCTCTTGCGCCACAAGCTCCGCCGAGAAGAGCACCTCACCTGAGGCGTCGGTGACACGTGAAATGCCATGCGCCTCGGCGTGCAAGCCGCCAGCCGCCAGCGTTCCGTACGCCGAGGCCATCTCAAGCGGGGAGACGCCCTCCGCGTGACCACCGAGCGCCACAGCGGGCACAGGGGAAATCTCGGTAGTGATGCCCATCGTTCGCGCGGTCTGTATCACCGCGTCAGCTCCCACTTCTAACACGAGTTGGGCGAAGACTGAGTTGATCGATTTCTCCATCGCCTCCCTCAGCCGCATCGGTCCGCTTTGCCCGGTTGCTCCCGTAACGCTCCACGTCTGCCCGTTAGAAAGGCCGAGCCTTGCTGGACCTCGCTCGTACGTCTCCTCAGCGGTGACGCCCTGTGCCAGAGCGGTGGCGAGCACGAACGGTTTGAACGCCGAGCCCGGCTGTCTGCGTCCCTGGACCGCGACGTTGAACTGCTTTTCCGAGAAGTCCTTGCCACCCACCATCGCAAGAATCTGGCCCGTCTTAGGGTCGATCGCAACGAGCGCCGCGGATGGGTCGTCCGGAGAGTCGAGCGCTTCCGCGATCGCCTCCTCGGCGGCACGCTGCATCGTGATGTCCAGTGTGGTGGTCACAGTGATGCCGCCACGGAATACCTGGTCCGAGCCGTATTCTTCTACAAGTTGCGCTTTTACGTATTCGACGAAGTACGGGGCGATCACATTCCGGCCGGAAAGTCCGGCAAGCACAGGCTCAGCGTCTGCCGCCGCCGCGCGCTCCTCCTCGGTGATGAGCTCTTGGTCGGTCATTTGCCGCAGGACGGTGTTTCGCCGCAAGACCGCGGCTTCGGGCTCCAGGTAAGGGGAGAACCGTCCGGGCGACTTGATCACGCCTGCCAGCATCGCGCTTTCAGCAAGATCGAGCTGGTCGACTGGCTTGCCAAAGTAGACTTGCGCAGCTGACTCGACACCGTAGGCGCCGTGCCCAAAGTAGATCGTGTTGAGATACAGCTCGAGTACACGGTCCTTGCTGTAACGCTGTTCGAGCCGGTAGGCGAGGATCGCCTCTGAGATCTTTCGGCGCAGCGTCTTTTCCGGCGTGATGAATGCGTTTTTGACGTACTGTTGCGTGATCGTCGAGCCGCCCTGCGCAGCGGAGCGTGTCCTGATGTCGACCCACAACGCTCGAGCGATGCCGATCGGATCGATTCCCCTGTGCTCGTAGTACCGGGAGTCCTCAGTCGCGATCACGGCCTGTCTGAGCGCTTGCGGTATCTCGGCCAGCGGCCGGTCCGTGCGGTTCTGCTCGGCAAACAAGGTAGCGAGGACCTCGCCGTTGCGGTCTGTGATCACCGACGTCTGGTCGCGGCCTGCTGGCGGACCCTCTAAGTCGGGGAGGTCGCGCACGATGCTTGCGTACACGAGTCCCCCCGCGATCAGCGCGCTTGCTGAGACCAAAGCGAGCGCAAGCGCGAGTATCCGCACGAAGCGTTTCGCGCGGGGTCTTTTCGCTGGCGGCTTCCTTGTGCGGTTGTCGCGCGAAGGGCGGCGCGACGGGCGTGCCCTGTTTACCGTGGTGCGCCGGGAGGACGCGGTGTCACGCACGCGTTGTCTGTCGCCTCGCGTGCCACCTCGTGCCGGTTCGTCGCGCGGCACCCGGGATCGCTTCCTTGGCGTGGGCTTCTTTCGGTTTCCGCCGGAGCGGCGTTTGGGTTGGTCGTTGAAGTCATCCATAAGTTAGAGAGCATACCCTAGTGGTAGCGCGCGAATGGCGCGCGGAGACAGCCGCGGCGGGCGGTCTCGGACCGGTGTCATGCTAGAGTATGACACGCACAACCCCGGTCGGCACCCACGAGTCATCGAACCGTCACGCGCGTTGCGGTGCCGCTGGCCTGGCAGTCCGTACTCTCGATTAGAGGAGTCAACCGTCGTGTTGCCTGCATCTGAGCAACTGCGCATTATGCGAAGCGGTGTCGCTGACATCGTCCCTGAGGACGCGCTCGCCGCCAAGCTAGCCCGAGGTGTCCCGCTTGTTGCCAAGCTCGGCGTCGATCCCACCGCGCCAGACCTGCACCTCGGACACGCTGTCCCGTTGCGTAAGCTGAGGCAGTTCCAGGATCTCGGGCACCAAGTGGTCCTCATCATCGGGGACTTTACCGCGCTCATCGGGGACCCCTCCGGTCGCAACTCGACCCGTCCACCTCTTACCATCGCCGAGGTTGACACGAATGCCCAGACCTATATAGAGCAGGCGTTTCGGATCCTCGATGAGAGCCGCGCCACGGTCCGCCGCAACTCGGAGTGGCTCGCGCCTCTCGGCTTTGCAGATCTGCTCCGCCTTACGAGCCAGTTCACCGTGGCGCGAATCCTGGAGCGTGACGACTTCCAGAAGCGCTACCGGGATGGAGTCGGGATATCACTGCATGAGTTTCTCTATCCCGTCGCCCAAGCCTACGATTCGGTCGCGATTAAGGCAGATATCGAGCTTGGCGGCACCGACCAGCTTTTCAATCTCCTCGCGGGCAGGGAGCTGATGGGAAAGCTCGATCTGGAGGGGCAAGTATGTCTGACCCTCCCGCTGCTTGAGGGCACCGATGGCGTGCACAAGATGAGCAAGAGCTACGGCAACTATGTGGGATTGACCGATCCTCCCGCCGAGATGTTTGGCAAGCTCATGTCGATCCCCGACGAG contains:
- a CDS encoding tyrosine--tRNA ligase; this translates as MLPASEQLRIMRSGVADIVPEDALAAKLARGVPLVAKLGVDPTAPDLHLGHAVPLRKLRQFQDLGHQVVLIIGDFTALIGDPSGRNSTRPPLTIAEVDTNAQTYIEQAFRILDESRATVRRNSEWLAPLGFADLLRLTSQFTVARILERDDFQKRYRDGVGISLHEFLYPVAQAYDSVAIKADIELGGTDQLFNLLAGRELMGKLDLEGQVCLTLPLLEGTDGVHKMSKSYGNYVGLTDPPAEMFGKLMSIPDELTLKYYRLCTALSVDEIDTIEAGLSSGTLHPNAAKRRLAREIVTLYHSAAEGAAAEAAFDRLFKERSIPENVPEHVLEHMGDLIHLPAVLRDAGLVASNAEGRRMIAGGGVRIGGVAVGSEEIDIPSERLAGAVLQVGKRKFCRVVYRG
- a CDS encoding PBP1A family penicillin-binding protein; amino-acid sequence: MRILALALALVSASALIAGGLVYASIVRDLPDLEGPPAGRDQTSVITDRNGEVLATLFAEQNRTDRPLAEIPQALRQAVIATEDSRYYEHRGIDPIGIARALWVDIRTRSAAQGGSTITQQYVKNAFITPEKTLRRKISEAILAYRLEQRYSKDRVLELYLNTIYFGHGAYGVESAAQVYFGKPVDQLDLAESAMLAGVIKSPGRFSPYLEPEAAVLRRNTVLRQMTDQELITEEERAAAADAEPVLAGLSGRNVIAPYFVEYVKAQLVEEYGSDQVFRGGITVTTTLDITMQRAAEEAIAEALDSPDDPSAALVAIDPKTGQILAMVGGKDFSEKQFNVAVQGRRQPGSAFKPFVLATALAQGVTAEETYERGPARLGLSNGQTWSVTGATGQSGPMRLREAMEKSINSVFAQLVLEVGADAVIQTARTMGITTEISPVPAVALGGHAEGVSPLEMASAYGTLAAGGLHAEAHGISRVTDASGEVLFSAELVAQEVIDPAVAYLTTDVLRGVLTDGTGGVAKIGRPAAGKTGTTQQYRDAWFVGYTPDLVASVWVGHPEAAREMTNVRGRNVTGGSFPAEIWAAFMKRALADRDATEFSRPEGLVSASVCAESGGAASEWCETAVRGLFLAAHRPQPCSLHTGPERVVLPNLVGLTKEQALAKLAELELTATVTEESLRGIPMGLVARHSPAAETEVEVGTQVALVVSSGMAADTRPVPAFSITPIDARVGAPVTFDASTSTDDGTIVIYVWEFGDGAGFEGAKATHTYASAGTYEITLWVTDDNDQTSSFTQRITVR